The following proteins are co-located in the Nymphalis io chromosome 27, ilAglIoxx1.1, whole genome shotgun sequence genome:
- the LOC126778855 gene encoding protein bric-a-brac 1-like isoform X3: MALPPQQFCVRWNSYHTNLQAVFPRLLLTEQFADVTLACESRQLRCHKLVLSACSAYLERLLLQNPCKHPIVLMRDMRFSEMQALVDFMYKGEVNVTQDELPSLLKSAEALQIRGLCSGEAGAGEGRSESRDYTLASDALLAHAQRDAPAQQQQQQKPTNTTNGPKKRKSEEREKNPEVKEETVEEDGLFYGELDNDHLEYNEDDESGKPGSSLGQTSEFAIANVQCQYECSDTEPEDRPTRATGDHTYDTRDEPPAFIIHQIPASSSSQGPFVEVRPGLMTLAPGCVPAVNVIHIGDRSQITNNTVVNNNASNTGVPPTLATPNVSQDYSSMNKRIRRSEVVLRQAADCVSRGSTFQTVSEQFNIPISTIRFFMARKGILPRRRRGRSTHMARACSPEEPPFHMQHFKLPDMLALRADDEPPNT, translated from the exons ATGGCGTTACCTCCACAACAGTTCTGTGTCAGGTGGAATTCTTATCACACCAATTTACAG GCAGTCTTCCCACGCTTGCTCTTAACCGAGCAGTTTGCAGATGTCACTCTTGCTTGTGAGTCACGGCAGCTAAGATGCCACAAGTTGGTGCTCTCAGCGTGTTCTGCGTACCTGGAACGGCTGCTACTACAAAATCCATGCAAACATCCAATTGTCCTCATGAGGGATATGCG GTTCAGCGAGATGCAGGCTCTCGTGGACTTCATGTACAAGGGCGAAGTGAATGTCACGCAGGACGAGTTGCCAAGTCTACTTAAGTCGGCTGAGGCGTTGCAAATTCGTG GTCTGTGCTCGGGCGAGGCGGGCGCGGGGGAGGGTCGCTCGGAGTCACGTGACTACACGCTGGCCAGCGACGCGCTGCTCGCGCACGCGCAGCGGGACGCTCCCG CCCAACAACAGCAGCAACAGAAACCGACGAACACAACGAACGGCCCGAAGAAACGGAAATCCGAGGAGAGGGAGAAGAATCCGGAAGTGAAAGAGGAGACAGTTGAAGAGGATGGACTTTTTTACGGAGAATTGGATAACGATCACTTGGAATACAATGAG GACGACGAATCTGGCAAGCCTGGCAGCAGTTTGGGGCAGACATCAG AGTTCGCAATAGCCAACGTCCAATGTCAATACGAATGCAGTGATACGGAACCTGAGGACAGACCAACTCGGGCGACGGGTGACCACACCTACGACACACGAGACGAGCCGCCAGCATTTATCATACATCAGATTCCTGCG TCGTCAAGCTCTCAGGGCCCATTCGTGGAAGTTCGACCAGGCTTGATGACCCTCGCGCCAGGCTGCGTTCCCGCTGTCAATGTTATACATATTGGTGATAGGTCGCAG ATAACAAACAACACTGTTGTCAACAACAATGCAAGTAACACGGGTGTACCGCCGACCCTGGCTACTCCGAATGTCAGCCAGGACTACTCAAGTATGAACAAGAGGATACGACGCAGCGAGGTGGTGCTCCGGCAGGCGGCGGACTGCGTGTCTCGGGGCTCCACATTCCAAACTGTATCCGAACAGTTTAATATACCCATATCTACGATACG CTTCTTCATGGCGCGTAAAGGCATCCTACCGCGCAGGCGCCGTGGACGCAGTACTCAT atggctcGAGCCTGTAGTCCCGAAGAGCCTCCTTTCCACATGCAGCACTTCAAATTGCCGGACATGTTAGCTTTGCGAGCAGATGACGAACCTCCAAAcacttag
- the LOC126778855 gene encoding protein bric-a-brac 2-like isoform X4, with the protein MALPPQQFCVRWNSYHTNLQAVFPRLLLTEQFADVTLACESRQLRCHKLVLSACSAYLERLLLQNPCKHPIVLMRDMRFSEMQALVDFMYKGEVNVTQDELPSLLKSAEALQIRGLCSGEAGAGEGRSESRDYTLASDALLAHAQRDAPAQQQQQQKPTNTTNGPKKRKSEEREKNPEVKEETVEEDGLFYGELDNDHLEYNEDDESGKPGSSLGQTSGVRTSTEIVTRHFIDMDHGIPLNIHARPRLVGRRPNAIVNIETDVFQEKSYKQYSSQHLRDALIAVKKGYSVYAASNKYGVPRKTLRNWMEKYDIKSQFSKGRRGTRSNQILDPLDLMSETRSERFEGTL; encoded by the exons ATGGCGTTACCTCCACAACAGTTCTGTGTCAGGTGGAATTCTTATCACACCAATTTACAG GCAGTCTTCCCACGCTTGCTCTTAACCGAGCAGTTTGCAGATGTCACTCTTGCTTGTGAGTCACGGCAGCTAAGATGCCACAAGTTGGTGCTCTCAGCGTGTTCTGCGTACCTGGAACGGCTGCTACTACAAAATCCATGCAAACATCCAATTGTCCTCATGAGGGATATGCG GTTCAGCGAGATGCAGGCTCTCGTGGACTTCATGTACAAGGGCGAAGTGAATGTCACGCAGGACGAGTTGCCAAGTCTACTTAAGTCGGCTGAGGCGTTGCAAATTCGTG GTCTGTGCTCGGGCGAGGCGGGCGCGGGGGAGGGTCGCTCGGAGTCACGTGACTACACGCTGGCCAGCGACGCGCTGCTCGCGCACGCGCAGCGGGACGCTCCCG CCCAACAACAGCAGCAACAGAAACCGACGAACACAACGAACGGCCCGAAGAAACGGAAATCCGAGGAGAGGGAGAAGAATCCGGAAGTGAAAGAGGAGACAGTTGAAGAGGATGGACTTTTTTACGGAGAATTGGATAACGATCACTTGGAATACAATGAG GACGACGAATCTGGCAAGCCTGGCAGCAGTTTGGGGCAGACATCAG GTGTGCGGACATCGACTGAAATAGTTACGCGACACTTTATCGATATGGACCACGGGATACCGCTGAACATACACGCGAGGCCGCGTCTCGTCGGACGGCGACCGAACGCGATTGTGAACATCGAAACGGACGTCTTTCAAGAGAAATCGTACAAGCAATATTCGTCGCAGCATTTACGTGACGCGCTCATAGCTGTCAAGAAGGGCTACAGCGTTTACGCGGCTTCGAACAAATATGGCGTGCCAAGGAAGACTTTGCGGAATTGGATGGAAAAATACGATATTAAGAGTCAATTTTCTAAAGGTCGCCGCGGAACTAGGTCAAATCAAATACTGGATCCGTTGGACTTGATGTCTGAGACAAGATCTGAGAGGTTTGAAGGTACCTTGTAA
- the LOC126778855 gene encoding uncharacterized protein LOC126778855 isoform X1: protein MALPPQQFCVRWNSYHTNLQAVFPRLLLTEQFADVTLACESRQLRCHKLVLSACSAYLERLLLQNPCKHPIVLMRDMRFSEMQALVDFMYKGEVNVTQDELPSLLKSAEALQIRGLCSGEAGAGEGRSESRDYTLASDALLAHAQRDAPAQQQQQQKPTNTTNGPKKRKSEEREKNPEVKEETVEEDGLFYGELDNDHLEYNEDDESGKPGSSLGQTSGQRYIRVKPESELFFHNKLQNLANTEYMTRLSKMNPTEIQNEFSKYGLQNMSEDFQKTENDYYKSWLEQNGELEVSLLKANQTKKSKNDVKNPKSEVELIPRTKDVTTKEVYPKIGEKLVRKRGRPPIFKDKNVDIGETVLKADLDQFLEGKEVSSSGLSRKDLERVMMGKFNPNRRYSNEAMWAALMDVKKGGSIYRAAQTHKVPRKSLRNWMKRCHIKSSFPMPQQLKQFVENSKKQREYKHDIPDKPDAVSFNPDIDFGKHFLTCNQVSSDDEKVENNCNDNTAINMSLHE, encoded by the exons ATGGCGTTACCTCCACAACAGTTCTGTGTCAGGTGGAATTCTTATCACACCAATTTACAG GCAGTCTTCCCACGCTTGCTCTTAACCGAGCAGTTTGCAGATGTCACTCTTGCTTGTGAGTCACGGCAGCTAAGATGCCACAAGTTGGTGCTCTCAGCGTGTTCTGCGTACCTGGAACGGCTGCTACTACAAAATCCATGCAAACATCCAATTGTCCTCATGAGGGATATGCG GTTCAGCGAGATGCAGGCTCTCGTGGACTTCATGTACAAGGGCGAAGTGAATGTCACGCAGGACGAGTTGCCAAGTCTACTTAAGTCGGCTGAGGCGTTGCAAATTCGTG GTCTGTGCTCGGGCGAGGCGGGCGCGGGGGAGGGTCGCTCGGAGTCACGTGACTACACGCTGGCCAGCGACGCGCTGCTCGCGCACGCGCAGCGGGACGCTCCCG CCCAACAACAGCAGCAACAGAAACCGACGAACACAACGAACGGCCCGAAGAAACGGAAATCCGAGGAGAGGGAGAAGAATCCGGAAGTGAAAGAGGAGACAGTTGAAGAGGATGGACTTTTTTACGGAGAATTGGATAACGATCACTTGGAATACAATGAG GACGACGAATCTGGCAAGCCTGGCAGCAGTTTGGGGCAGACATCAG gGCAAAGGTACATACGCGTTAAGCCGGAGAGCGAACTATTCTTCCAcaataaactccaaaacctAGCGAACACTGAGTACATGACTCGCTTGTCAAAAATGAATCCAACGGAAATACAAAATGAATTCTCTAAATATGGCCTCCAAAATATGTCGGAAGATTTTCAGAAAACCGAAAATGATTATTACAAATCATGGTTGGAACAAAATGGTGAACTGGAAGTGTCCTTATTAAAAGCTAATCAAACGAAAAAGTCCAAGAATGACGTGAAGAATCCGAAATCCGAAGTCGAGCTGATACCAAGGACCAAAGATGTTACCACTAAGGAAGTTTACCCGAAAATCGGGGAGAAATTGGTCCGTAAACGCGGGAGGCCGCCTATATTCAAGGATAAGAACGTCGATATAGGCGAAACTGTTTTGAAGGCTGATCTGGATCAATTCCTCGAAGGGAAGGAGGTCAGCTCGTCCGGGTTGTCGAGGAAGGATTTGGAGAGGGTGATGATGGGGAAGTTTAACCCGAATAGACGTTACTCGAATGAGGCTATGTGGGCCGCTCTGATGGATGTCAAGAAAGGAGGTAGTATATACAG GGCGGCCCAAACGCACAAAGTGCCGAGGAAATCGCTCCGTAACTGGATGAAACGATGTCACATAAAGTCATCCTTCCCGATGCCGCAGCAATTGAAGCAGTTCGTCGAAAACAGTAAGAAGCAACGAGAATACAAACACGATATACCGGATAAACCGGACGCGGTCAGTTTCAACCCGGATATAGATTTCGGTAAACACTTTTTAACCTGTAACCAAGTTTCCAGCGACGATGAGAAAgttgaaaataattgtaatgacaACACCGCAATTAATATGTCATTACacgaatga
- the LOC126778855 gene encoding uncharacterized protein LOC126778855 isoform X2, translating to MALPPQQFCVRWNSYHTNLQAVFPRLLLTEQFADVTLACESRQLRCHKLVLSACSAYLERLLLQNPCKHPIVLMRDMRFSEMQALVDFMYKGEVNVTQDELPSLLKSAEALQIRAQQQQQQKPTNTTNGPKKRKSEEREKNPEVKEETVEEDGLFYGELDNDHLEYNEDDESGKPGSSLGQTSGQRYIRVKPESELFFHNKLQNLANTEYMTRLSKMNPTEIQNEFSKYGLQNMSEDFQKTENDYYKSWLEQNGELEVSLLKANQTKKSKNDVKNPKSEVELIPRTKDVTTKEVYPKIGEKLVRKRGRPPIFKDKNVDIGETVLKADLDQFLEGKEVSSSGLSRKDLERVMMGKFNPNRRYSNEAMWAALMDVKKGGSIYRAAQTHKVPRKSLRNWMKRCHIKSSFPMPQQLKQFVENSKKQREYKHDIPDKPDAVSFNPDIDFGKHFLTCNQVSSDDEKVENNCNDNTAINMSLHE from the exons ATGGCGTTACCTCCACAACAGTTCTGTGTCAGGTGGAATTCTTATCACACCAATTTACAG GCAGTCTTCCCACGCTTGCTCTTAACCGAGCAGTTTGCAGATGTCACTCTTGCTTGTGAGTCACGGCAGCTAAGATGCCACAAGTTGGTGCTCTCAGCGTGTTCTGCGTACCTGGAACGGCTGCTACTACAAAATCCATGCAAACATCCAATTGTCCTCATGAGGGATATGCG GTTCAGCGAGATGCAGGCTCTCGTGGACTTCATGTACAAGGGCGAAGTGAATGTCACGCAGGACGAGTTGCCAAGTCTACTTAAGTCGGCTGAGGCGTTGCAAATTCGTG CCCAACAACAGCAGCAACAGAAACCGACGAACACAACGAACGGCCCGAAGAAACGGAAATCCGAGGAGAGGGAGAAGAATCCGGAAGTGAAAGAGGAGACAGTTGAAGAGGATGGACTTTTTTACGGAGAATTGGATAACGATCACTTGGAATACAATGAG GACGACGAATCTGGCAAGCCTGGCAGCAGTTTGGGGCAGACATCAG gGCAAAGGTACATACGCGTTAAGCCGGAGAGCGAACTATTCTTCCAcaataaactccaaaacctAGCGAACACTGAGTACATGACTCGCTTGTCAAAAATGAATCCAACGGAAATACAAAATGAATTCTCTAAATATGGCCTCCAAAATATGTCGGAAGATTTTCAGAAAACCGAAAATGATTATTACAAATCATGGTTGGAACAAAATGGTGAACTGGAAGTGTCCTTATTAAAAGCTAATCAAACGAAAAAGTCCAAGAATGACGTGAAGAATCCGAAATCCGAAGTCGAGCTGATACCAAGGACCAAAGATGTTACCACTAAGGAAGTTTACCCGAAAATCGGGGAGAAATTGGTCCGTAAACGCGGGAGGCCGCCTATATTCAAGGATAAGAACGTCGATATAGGCGAAACTGTTTTGAAGGCTGATCTGGATCAATTCCTCGAAGGGAAGGAGGTCAGCTCGTCCGGGTTGTCGAGGAAGGATTTGGAGAGGGTGATGATGGGGAAGTTTAACCCGAATAGACGTTACTCGAATGAGGCTATGTGGGCCGCTCTGATGGATGTCAAGAAAGGAGGTAGTATATACAG GGCGGCCCAAACGCACAAAGTGCCGAGGAAATCGCTCCGTAACTGGATGAAACGATGTCACATAAAGTCATCCTTCCCGATGCCGCAGCAATTGAAGCAGTTCGTCGAAAACAGTAAGAAGCAACGAGAATACAAACACGATATACCGGATAAACCGGACGCGGTCAGTTTCAACCCGGATATAGATTTCGGTAAACACTTTTTAACCTGTAACCAAGTTTCCAGCGACGATGAGAAAgttgaaaataattgtaatgacaACACCGCAATTAATATGTCATTACacgaatga